Proteins co-encoded in one Gossypium arboreum isolate Shixiya-1 chromosome 11, ASM2569848v2, whole genome shotgun sequence genomic window:
- the LOC108470712 gene encoding probable prolyl 4-hydroxylase 10, whose amino-acid sequence MAKPRLSRVPARKSSSSTMFLTLLIMFTFLVLILLALGILSIPSSNSRSSHKPNDLSSIVHNVVDKNDYDEGVGEQWVEVISWEPRAFIYHNFLSKEECEYLIDLAKPHMEKSTVVDTETGKSKDSRVRTSSGTFLPRGRDKIIRNIEQRIADFTFIPVEQGEGLQVLHYEVGQKYEPHYDYFMDEFNTKNGGQRIATVLMYLSDVEEGGETVFPSAKGNISAVPWWNELSECGKGGLSVKPKMGDALLFWSMKPDATLDPSSLHGGCPVIRGNKWSSTKWMRVNEYKV is encoded by the exons ATGGCGAAGCCAAGGCTTTCGCGCGTTCCGGCCCGGAAATCTTCATCGTCAACCATGTTTCTAACTCTGCTCATCATGTTCACCTTCCTGGTTTTGATTCTTTTGGCGCTCGGGATCCTTTCAATTCCCAGCAGTAACTCCCGCAGTTCGCACAAACCCAACGATTTGAGCTCGATTGTGCATAACGTCGTCGACAA AAACGATTATGATGAGGGGGTAGGAGAGCAATGGGTTGAAGTCATCTCCTGGGAGCCTAGAGCTTTTATCTATCACAATTTCTTG TCCAAGGAGGAATGTGAATACCTAATTGACCTTGCCAAGCCTCATATGGAAAAATCAACCGTTGTTGATACTGAAACTGGCAAGAGTAAAGATAGCAG GGTGCGGACAAGTTCTGGAACATTTCTGCCTAGAGGACGTGACAAGATTATTAGGAACATTGAGCAGAGAATTGCAGATTTTACCTTCATACCTGTAG AGCAAGGGGAAGGACTTCAAGTTCTCCACTATGAAGTAGGCCAAAAATATGAGCCTCACTATGACTACTTCATGGACGAGTTCAATACTAAGAATGGGGGCCAACGCATAGCTACAGTCCTTATGTACCT CTCAGATGTTGAAGAAGGGGGAGAGACGGTGTTTCCTTCTGCAAAGGGGAACATTAGTGCCGTGCCTTGGTGGAATGAATTATCTGAATGTGGAAAAGGGGGACTTTCTGTCAAACCAAAGATGGGTGATGCATTACTTTTCTGGAGCATGAAGCCTGATGCAACTCTAGATCCTTCAAGTCTGCATG GTGGCTGCCCTGTGATTAGAGGAAATAAATGGTCATCTACAAAATGGATGCGAGTCAATGAGTACAAGGTTTAA